GTTAGTTCGTGCGGGCTTCTGCATCTTGGATCCAAAGAACGCCGTTAGTTCGTGCGGGCTTCTGCATCTTGGATCCAAAAGAACGCCGTTACTTCGTGCGGGCTTCCGCAACTAGGATCCAAAGAACGCCGTTAGTTCGTGCGGGCTTCTGCATCTTGGATCCAATAAACGCCGTTAGTTCGTGCGGGCTTCTGCATCTTGGATCCAAAAGAACGCCGTTAGTTCGTGCGGGCTTCCGCATTGTAGATGGCGAATTTTGGCGTGGGTTTAATTGGGAGAGCGATGCCGCCGGCGGCGCGTTTCGCGGCCTCCGCCCATATACGCGAGGATCGCCACTATCAGATGGGCGGCAAACCATATATTGTCATAGCCCATTGTCTGATAGATGTAGATCAATATCAGAATACGCGGAAAAACACGCCGAGAAGCACGTCGGCCCATTGTGGAACCGTATTTACAGGAAACAGATGCGGGTACATCAGCAGATAGACCAACATCACGATCCGCGGCACAAAAAGCGAAAACAGCAGAAAGTAGAAGTCCATATGGGAACAGCATACAGCAGTCAGCAGATGGAACTCAAAATCCGGTTGTCTTGATTAATCATTTCGCTTCTCTTACGCTATCATTCGAAACACTGAAATGAGCATTCACGAACTCGGCTACGAAAACACACCGCTCGGCGAACTCACGCTTCGCCGTCGAACCGAACCGCTTTTGCAGAACGTAGAGGTTTTTGAGGTCAAGCTCGGTGACGAATATCTGATGTCGAGCCTTTTCACAGAGAGCGAACGCCGGCTTGCAACGCTCGGATTAGCTCCGCTCAAGGGTAAATTGGATGTCGTGATCGGCGGGCTCGGCCTCGGTTATACCGCCGTCGAAGCGTTGAAAAATGAGAATTTGCAGAACCTTTTGGTCATAGACCTTTTTCAAACAGTGATCGAATGGCATAAGGCCGCTCTCGTGCCGTCGGGCTCGGTCCTGATGGCAGATCCAAGATGCGAACTTCGCCAGGGCGACTTTTTCGAACTCGCGCGGACGGGCTTCGACGCCAACGCTCCCGGCCGACAGTTCGACGCTATCCTCCTCGACATCGATCACACTCCCGATCATTTCCTCGGGCCCACAAGCCAAACCTTTTACACCGCCGACGGCCTCGCCAACGTGCGGGACCAACTGACCACAGGCGGCACCTTTGCACTATGGTCCGACGACCCCGCAAGCGAGGATTTCACCGAGCACCTTCGCCAAATATTCGGAGCCTCCGCCGCCCACAATGTCGAGTTTCCAAACCCATACAGCGGTTTAACCTCCGTCAACTCCGTTTACGTCGCACAGAAGATCGGAGGTTAGTAGTCAGACGAACGCGATTCGCCGCTCACGTCGATTCTAAGATTGCTCCCCGACGCTCGAGGCTCACGGGTATGACTTGAACGCGCGGTAGCGGGGCGGTTTTAACGCTAAGTTCGCGAAGGCAGGACGCAAAGGGCACGGAGAGAACGGAGGATCGGGATCGAGGCCGCGATCGCTAGCGGGATTTTTGCTTTACTAATTG
This is a stretch of genomic DNA from Chloracidobacterium sp.. It encodes these proteins:
- a CDS encoding spermidine synthase yields the protein MSIHELGYENTPLGELTLRRRTEPLLQNVEVFEVKLGDEYLMSSLFTESERRLATLGLAPLKGKLDVVIGGLGLGYTAVEALKNENLQNLLVIDLFQTVIEWHKAALVPSGSVLMADPRCELRQGDFFELARTGFDANAPGRQFDAILLDIDHTPDHFLGPTSQTFYTADGLANVRDQLTTGGTFALWSDDPASEDFTEHLRQIFGASAAHNVEFPNPYSGLTSVNSVYVAQKIGG